In the genome of Streptacidiphilus rugosus AM-16, one region contains:
- a CDS encoding DUF4190 domain-containing protein, translating into MDQASTPFPEPYAEAARRPVSVLAVASFASSLFGAPGAVVGAVLGVLALRRIDRRGLRGKAFAWTGIAVSALWLALLVGLVVAYESASGTVVTGHL; encoded by the coding sequence ATGGACCAGGCATCCACACCTTTCCCCGAGCCGTACGCGGAGGCGGCTCGGCGACCTGTGAGTGTGCTGGCCGTGGCCTCGTTCGCCTCGTCGCTCTTCGGGGCTCCGGGTGCCGTGGTCGGCGCGGTGCTGGGGGTGCTGGCGCTGCGCCGGATCGATCGGCGGGGCCTGCGGGGCAAAGCCTTCGCCTGGACGGGCATCGCCGTGTCCGCTCTGTGGCTGGCCCTCCTCGTGGGCCTGGTCGTCGCCTATGAGTCCGCCTCCGGAACCGTGGTCACCGGCCACCTGTGA
- a CDS encoding alpha/beta fold hydrolase, with translation MATVQVGGLSVAYDRVGEGPPVVFLHGGADDARLWRPQLDALGDAFTVVAWDEPGAGRSSGLPASFELADYARCLAAVVESLRLGPAHIAGLSWGGTVALEFYRHHAHLVRTLILADT, from the coding sequence ATGGCCACGGTGCAGGTGGGCGGGCTGAGCGTCGCCTACGACCGCGTGGGTGAGGGGCCGCCCGTGGTGTTCCTGCACGGCGGGGCGGACGACGCCCGCCTCTGGCGGCCGCAACTCGACGCGCTGGGCGACGCGTTCACGGTCGTCGCCTGGGACGAGCCAGGAGCGGGCCGATCCTCCGGCCTGCCCGCGTCCTTCGAGCTCGCTGACTACGCCCGTTGCCTCGCCGCAGTCGTGGAGTCCCTGCGGCTCGGCCCGGCGCACATCGCGGGACTTTCCTGGGGCGGCACGGTCGCCCTGGAGTTCTACCGTCACCACGCCCACCTCGTGCGGA